CACTGCTGGAGTCGAGCGACAAGGCACGCACAAAGCTCTTTTCAGCGGCGGCAGGATCGTAGTCGAAGAAGAACTGAATTCTTCCGAGCGCGCCGTAGGCTTCGGCTAGCGTGTCGTCGAGTGCGAGTGCTCGCTCGGCGGCACGGCGACCACGCGTCATGAGATCTTGTGTAACTGGTCCACCACCGCGCTCCCATGCAAGGCTGACGTAAACATCCGCCAAACCGGCATACGCTGCGGCGAAACGGTTGTCGGCTTGAACGGCAGCTTCGAGGTATTCAGCGCTCCTGGCGAGGTTGTCGCGCCATCCGGTTTTTCCCATCGGGGTGCGGAGCGACATGCCTTTCCAATAAAACTGGTTCGCAGCCGCATCCTCGCTGTAACGTGTTCGCGCATGCTTGACGCCTGGAGCCAAACGCTCGCGGAGTGCCGAAGCGATGGCGAAAGCAACCTCGTCCTGAACGCGGATCGTATTCTCCGGAGGACGAACGTAACTCTCCGACCAGATGTGAACCTGGTCTCGGGCGTCGATCAGTTGGGCGATGATACGGATTTCGTCGCCGGATTTGCTGACGCTGCCTTCAAGGACGGCGTCGGCCTGGAGCTTACGGGCGATGGTCGCGACGTCGTCTCCGCGTTTGAAGATTTGCGACGATGTGCGAGCGACAACGCGCAACTGGCCGGACTTGGCAAGCTCGGTTGTAACTTCGTCCATCAGGCCGAAGCAGAAGAGGTCCATGGATCCGTCGCCGGTGAGGTTGTCGAAGGGGAGAACAGCGATGGTGCGAACCTGCATGGGTCGCGGTCGCGCGGCCATCCGGTAGCCGATAAAGGCGACCAGCAGGATCGCCGCAATTCCAAGGAACGTCCAGGCGGCGAATCGAGAACTTTTCTTAAGCGAAGGCGGTGCTGCTTCAGCCACCGGGTGAAACACGGGGCGGTAACTGCCGGTGGGAAGAGAGATGCGAACTGGATTGTGCTCGCCCTCGCCAGCATAGTACTCGGCCAAAAGGGCACGGAGCCTGCGGGCCTCCACGCGAACCAAGGAGTCGAGACGCGGATCATAGGAGGGTGGTCGCGAGAAGACCTCGACGCCGATTACATACTCTTTCAGTCGATCGCCATGTCCGCCGAGGGACTCTTCGACAAGGAAGAGCAGGAGTCGCTGCAATTGTGGAGACCGGCGACAAAGGTCGGAAGAAGCGATCCGCTGAAGCTCGGAGCGGATCTGTGGCGCGGACAGCTCGGCCTGTTCCTTGGACGGCTGCATGTGGATGGCATCCAGGGGCCGGAATTAAAGGGGGA
This portion of the Terriglobales bacterium genome encodes:
- a CDS encoding tetratricopeptide repeat protein codes for the protein MQPSKEQAELSAPQIRSELQRIASSDLCRRSPQLQRLLLFLVEESLGGHGDRLKEYVIGVEVFSRPPSYDPRLDSLVRVEARRLRALLAEYYAGEGEHNPVRISLPTGSYRPVFHPVAEAAPPSLKKSSRFAAWTFLGIAAILLVAFIGYRMAARPRPMQVRTIAVLPFDNLTGDGSMDLFCFGLMDEVTTELAKSGQLRVVARTSSQIFKRGDDVATIARKLQADAVLEGSVSKSGDEIRIIAQLIDARDQVHIWSESYVRPPENTIRVQDEVAFAIASALRERLAPGVKHARTRYSEDAAANQFYWKGMSLRTPMGKTGWRDNLARSAEYLEAAVQADNRFAAAYAGLADVYVSLAWERGGGPVTQDLMTRGRRAAERALALDDTLAEAYGALGRIQFFFDYDPAAAEKSFVRALSLDSSSGGVRMWYAYALAMQRRPDEAITQAKQARELDPLSFIATTHLAVVYYFSRHNDDALKLVDETMGFSNIAPVHGLRGMILETQGKYDQAIREYKTGLQMAPKHPYIKGMLGHAYAMSGHPDEATLLLNDADKPFEQGGLSDLKQAYILLALGQTDEALRHLEQDFNLHDPELPYANADPVFDPVRNHPRFQTLMAKMHLAKQI